Proteins found in one Synechococcus sp. LA31 genomic segment:
- the gorA gene encoding glutathione-disulfide reductase, with product MSEHFDLVVIGAGSGGLAAAKRAASYGARVAIVEGDRVGGTCVIRGCVPKKLMVYGSAMRHHLHDAASYGWSVGDVSHNSAELLQRVRAEVDRLNQLHIGFLEKAGVELMRGWGRFADAHSVSVVDQNGSEQQRLRGERILIAVGGRPHRPTIPGAELGWISDDLFNLERLPERVVVVGAGFIACEFACILNGLGVQVTQLVRGDHLLRGFDRESSRAVQEAMEADGIEIRFAHSPAAIEGSPGHLCVISQSGEQLPCNGVLLATGRRPFLQGLNLEAAGVAIEGHRIAVTADQTTNVPHIYAVGDVTDRVNLTPVAVDEGRALADTIWGHKPRQVDHELVASAVFSQPELSGVGLTEEAAIERFGTGGVKVHRARFRPMSQALPARDPKVLLKLVVESESGKVVGCHMVGEHAAEIIQMAAIAIGMGATKADFDRTMALHPTVAEEFVTMPN from the coding sequence ATGAGTGAGCATTTCGACTTGGTGGTGATCGGCGCCGGCTCTGGTGGCCTCGCCGCGGCCAAGCGCGCCGCCAGTTATGGCGCCCGGGTGGCGATTGTGGAAGGGGATCGGGTGGGCGGCACCTGCGTGATTCGCGGCTGCGTGCCCAAAAAATTGATGGTGTACGGCTCGGCCATGCGCCATCACCTCCACGACGCCGCCAGCTACGGCTGGAGCGTGGGAGATGTGTCCCACAACAGCGCTGAGCTGCTGCAGCGTGTGCGCGCCGAGGTGGATCGGCTCAACCAGCTGCACATCGGTTTTCTGGAGAAAGCCGGCGTGGAGCTGATGCGCGGCTGGGGACGCTTCGCCGATGCCCACAGCGTGAGCGTGGTGGATCAGAACGGCAGCGAACAGCAACGCCTCCGCGGCGAGCGCATCCTCATCGCCGTGGGCGGCCGCCCCCATCGCCCCACCATCCCCGGCGCCGAGCTGGGTTGGATCAGCGATGACCTGTTCAACCTCGAACGCCTACCGGAGCGTGTGGTGGTGGTGGGCGCCGGCTTCATCGCCTGCGAATTTGCCTGCATCCTCAACGGCCTCGGCGTGCAGGTGACCCAGCTGGTGCGCGGCGATCACCTCTTGCGCGGCTTCGATCGCGAATCCAGCCGCGCCGTGCAAGAGGCGATGGAAGCCGATGGCATCGAGATCCGCTTCGCCCACAGCCCCGCTGCGATCGAGGGCAGCCCGGGCCATCTCTGCGTGATCAGCCAAAGCGGTGAACAGCTGCCATGCAACGGCGTGCTGCTGGCCACCGGCCGGCGCCCGTTTCTGCAGGGGCTCAACCTGGAGGCGGCTGGCGTGGCGATCGAAGGCCACCGCATCGCGGTGACCGCTGACCAAACCACCAACGTGCCCCACATCTACGCCGTGGGCGATGTGACCGATCGGGTCAACCTCACGCCCGTTGCCGTGGATGAAGGCCGCGCCCTGGCCGACACGATCTGGGGACACAAACCCCGCCAGGTGGATCACGAGCTGGTGGCCAGCGCCGTGTTCTCCCAGCCTGAGCTCTCAGGGGTAGGCCTCACCGAGGAAGCGGCGATCGAGCGCTTCGGGACCGGTGGGGTGAAGGTGCATCGCGCCCGCTTCCGGCCCATGAGCCAGGCCCTGCCGGCCCGTGATCCCAAAGTGCTGCTCAAGCTGGTGGTGGAGAGCGAGAGCGGCAAGGTGGTGGGCTGCCACATGGTGGGCGAGCACGCCGCCGAGATCATTCAAATGGCCGCGATTGCCATCGGCATGGGCGCCACCAAGGCCGATTTTGATCGCACCATGGCGTTGCACCCCACCGTGGCGGAAGAGTTCGTCACCATGCCGAACTGA